A single genomic interval of Helianthus annuus cultivar XRQ/B chromosome 13, HanXRQr2.0-SUNRISE, whole genome shotgun sequence harbors:
- the LOC110900225 gene encoding auxin-responsive protein IAA14 has product MMHLKETELCLGLPGGGEPDTLKVTGKRGYSETVDLMLNLQTNDQSSSSTDLKDKKLQNSASNNKDLIKPPAKAQVVGWPPVRNYRKNVMAQKSTTEETEKVVAATAGSGSTAAFVKVSMDGAPYLRKVDLKLYESYQQLSDALAKMFSSFTMGDYGSQGMIDFMNESKLMDLLNSSEYVPSYEDKDGDWMLVGDVPWQMFVDSCKRLRIMKGSDAIGLAPRAMEKCKNRC; this is encoded by the exons ATGATGCACCTTAAGGAAACTGAGTTATGCCTCGGCTTGCCCGGAGGCGGTGAGCCGGATACTTTAAAGGTCACCGGAAAACGTGGGTACTCGGAGACTGTTGATCTTATGCTCAATCTTCAAACAAATGATCAGTCCTCTTCTTCAACTGATCTCAAGGATAAGAAGTTGCAGAATTCAGCTAGCAACAACAAAGATTTGATCAAACCACCAGCCAA GGCACAGGTGGTAGGATGGCCACCAGTGCGAAACTACCGCAAGAATGTGATGGCTCAGAAGAGCACCACTGAGGAAACTGAGAAGGTGGTGGCAGCCACCGCTGGTAGCGGCAGCACGGCGGCGTTTGTGAAGGTTTCCATGGATGGAGCACCCTATCTTCGCAAGGTGGACCTCAAATTGTATGAGAGTTATCAACAACTATCTGATGCTTTGGCCAAGATGTTTAGTTCCTTCACAATGG GAGATTATGGATCCCAAGGGATGATAGATTTCATGAATGAGAGCAAACTGATGGATCTACTGAACAGTTCTGAGTATGTTCCAAGCTATGAAGATAAAGATGGTGACTGGATGCTTGTCGGTGATGTCCCATGGCA AATGTTTGTTGATTCATGCAAGCGACTTCGAATCATGAAGGGATCGGATGCAATCGGACTCG CACCGAGAGCGATGGAGAAGTGCAAGAACAGGTGCTAA